Proteins encoded in a region of the Burkholderia ubonensis subsp. mesacidophila genome:
- a CDS encoding c-type cytochrome → MKLKHWIKGAAAAALLAGMFGGLAHADVGDGLKVARSNACMGCHAVDRKLVGPSFKDIAARYKGDPQAVAKLSKKVKEGGSGVWGAIPMPAHPRMSDADARSVVEWVLAGAPSK, encoded by the coding sequence ATGAAGTTGAAGCACTGGATCAAGGGCGCCGCAGCCGCGGCGCTGCTGGCGGGCATGTTCGGCGGGCTCGCGCACGCGGACGTCGGCGACGGTCTCAAGGTCGCGCGCAGCAATGCGTGCATGGGCTGCCACGCGGTCGACCGCAAGCTGGTCGGCCCGTCGTTCAAGGACATCGCGGCGCGCTACAAGGGTGATCCGCAGGCGGTCGCGAAGCTGTCGAAGAAGGTGAAGGAAGGCGGCTCCGGCGTGTGGGGCGCAATCCCGATGCCCGCGCATCCGCGCATGAGCGATGCGGACGCCCGGTCGGTCGTCGAATGGGTGCTGGCGGGCGCGCCGTCGAAGTAA
- a CDS encoding enolase C-terminal domain-like protein codes for MSEPRSAGPTPGTPLVTRMQVIPVAGRDSMLLNLCGAHAPYFTRNLVILADSSGRTGVGEVPGGEGIRHALERMTGLVVGQPVGRYQATLNAVRVALSGGSAAGPAAGRAIRHEVTSAGEAAVLRQPHEINLRLDNVITAIEAALLDLLGQCLDVPLAALLGEGQQRDAVPMLAYLFYVGDRLRTDLPYRDERGAREAWFRLRNEAALTPAAIARQAEAAVERYGFADFKLKGGVMAGRDEMEAIAAINARFPDARVTLDPNGAWSLDEAVALCRGQGHLLAYAEDPCGPEAGYSGREVMAEFRRATGIPTATNMIATDWRQMDHAIRLQAVDIPLADPHFWTMQGSVRLAQLCRDWGLTWGSHSNNHFDVSLAMFTHAAAAAPGAITAIDTHWIWQEGDARLTREPLAIVGGQVAVPERPGLGIELDMAQVEVAHALYRQVGGTARDDAAAMRYLVPGWTYDPKRPSFERG; via the coding sequence ATGTCCGAACCCCGCAGCGCCGGCCCGACGCCGGGCACCCCGCTGGTGACGCGCATGCAGGTGATCCCCGTCGCCGGGCGCGACAGCATGCTGCTGAACCTGTGCGGCGCGCACGCGCCGTACTTCACCCGCAACCTCGTGATCCTCGCCGACAGCAGCGGGCGCACCGGCGTCGGCGAAGTGCCGGGCGGCGAAGGGATCCGCCACGCGCTAGAGCGCATGACCGGGCTCGTGGTCGGCCAGCCGGTCGGGCGCTACCAGGCGACGCTCAACGCGGTGCGCGTGGCGCTGTCCGGCGGCAGTGCAGCGGGCCCGGCGGCCGGCCGCGCGATCCGGCACGAGGTGACGTCGGCCGGCGAAGCCGCCGTGCTGAGGCAGCCGCACGAGATCAACCTGCGGCTCGACAACGTGATCACCGCGATCGAGGCCGCGCTGCTCGACCTGCTCGGCCAGTGCCTCGACGTGCCGCTCGCGGCGCTGCTCGGCGAAGGCCAGCAGCGCGACGCGGTGCCGATGCTCGCGTACCTGTTCTACGTCGGCGACCGGCTGCGCACCGACCTGCCGTACCGCGACGAACGGGGTGCGCGGGAAGCCTGGTTCCGGCTGCGCAACGAGGCCGCGCTGACGCCCGCGGCGATCGCGCGGCAGGCGGAGGCGGCGGTCGAGCGCTACGGCTTCGCCGATTTCAAGCTGAAGGGCGGCGTGATGGCGGGCCGCGACGAGATGGAGGCCATTGCCGCGATCAACGCACGCTTTCCCGATGCGCGCGTGACGCTCGACCCGAACGGCGCGTGGTCGCTCGACGAAGCGGTCGCGCTGTGCCGCGGGCAGGGCCACCTGCTCGCTTACGCGGAAGACCCGTGCGGCCCGGAAGCCGGGTATTCGGGAAGGGAGGTGATGGCCGAGTTCCGCCGCGCGACCGGCATCCCGACGGCGACCAACATGATCGCGACCGACTGGCGGCAGATGGATCACGCGATCCGCCTGCAGGCGGTCGACATTCCGCTCGCCGACCCGCACTTCTGGACGATGCAGGGCTCGGTGCGGCTCGCACAGCTGTGCCGCGACTGGGGGCTCACGTGGGGCTCGCATTCGAACAATCACTTCGACGTGTCGCTCGCGATGTTCACGCATGCGGCGGCGGCCGCGCCAGGCGCGATCACCGCGATCGACACGCACTGGATCTGGCAGGAAGGCGATGCGCGGCTCACGCGCGAGCCGCTCGCGATCGTCGGCGGGCAAGTGGCCGTGCCGGAACGGCCGGGGCTCGGAATCGAGCTCGACATGGCGCAGGTGGAGGTCGCGCACGCACTGTACCGGCAGGTCGGCGGCACGGCGCGCGATGATGCGGCCGCGATGCGCTACCTCGTGCCGGGGTGGACTTACGATCCGAAAAGGCCGAGTTTCGAGCGGGGGTAG
- a CDS encoding MFS transporter, producing MNPLHALPASASATAARTRVRWLVLAALFAVTTINYADRAAISIAGPSLARALHLSHVQIGFIFSAFGWSYVVAQLPGGWLLDRYGSRIVYAFSIFFWSLFTLLQGAIGFFGGGAAFALLFALRFCVGAAEAPSFPANSRIVSAWFPAPERGTASAIFNAAQYAATVVFAPLMGWLVHAYGWQSVFAVMGVLGFAFVAVWNRIVYDPKDHPRINRAELDYLADGGALVNIDQATGRRDGGPQLRHVKALLRSRMLIGVYVAQYCINALTYFFITWFPVYLVQARGMSILNAGLVASIPAVCGFLGGILGGVVSDALLKHGLSLSVARKVPIVIGMLLSMSMVICNYTESHVLVVLFMALSFFGKGLGALGWAVNADTAPRQIAGLSGALLNTCGNLSSITTPIAIGYIVDRSGSFNGALVYVVAHALVAVICYVFVVGEIRRVELE from the coding sequence ATGAATCCGCTCCACGCGTTGCCGGCGTCCGCGTCGGCGACGGCCGCGCGCACCCGCGTGCGCTGGCTCGTGCTGGCCGCGCTGTTCGCGGTCACGACGATCAACTACGCGGACCGCGCCGCGATCTCGATCGCGGGCCCGAGCCTCGCCCGCGCGCTGCACCTGAGCCACGTGCAGATCGGCTTCATCTTTTCCGCGTTCGGCTGGTCGTACGTCGTCGCGCAGCTGCCGGGCGGCTGGCTGCTCGACCGCTACGGGTCGCGCATCGTCTACGCGTTCAGCATCTTCTTCTGGTCGCTGTTCACGCTGCTGCAGGGTGCGATCGGCTTCTTCGGCGGCGGCGCCGCGTTCGCGCTGCTGTTCGCGCTGCGCTTTTGCGTCGGCGCGGCCGAGGCGCCGTCGTTCCCGGCCAACAGCCGGATCGTCTCCGCGTGGTTCCCGGCCCCCGAGCGCGGCACCGCGTCGGCGATCTTCAACGCGGCGCAGTACGCGGCGACCGTCGTGTTCGCGCCGCTGATGGGCTGGCTCGTGCACGCGTACGGCTGGCAGTCGGTGTTCGCGGTGATGGGCGTGCTCGGCTTCGCGTTCGTCGCGGTGTGGAACCGCATCGTGTACGACCCGAAGGACCACCCGCGCATCAACCGCGCCGAACTCGACTATCTGGCCGACGGCGGCGCGCTCGTCAACATCGACCAGGCGACCGGCCGGCGCGACGGCGGCCCGCAACTGCGCCACGTGAAGGCGCTGCTGAGGAGCCGGATGCTGATCGGCGTCTACGTCGCGCAGTACTGCATCAACGCGCTGACCTATTTCTTCATCACGTGGTTTCCCGTCTATCTGGTGCAGGCGCGCGGGATGTCGATCCTCAATGCCGGGCTCGTCGCGTCGATTCCGGCGGTGTGCGGGTTCCTCGGCGGCATCCTCGGCGGCGTCGTGTCCGATGCATTGCTGAAGCACGGCCTGTCGCTGTCGGTCGCGCGCAAGGTGCCGATCGTCATCGGCATGCTGCTGTCGATGTCGATGGTGATCTGCAACTACACCGAATCGCACGTGCTCGTCGTGCTGTTCATGGCGCTGTCGTTCTTCGGCAAGGGACTCGGCGCGCTCGGCTGGGCCGTCAACGCCGACACCGCGCCGCGCCAGATCGCCGGCCTGAGCGGCGCGCTGCTCAACACCTGCGGCAACCTGTCGAGCATCACGACGCCGATCGCGATCGGCTACATCGTCGACCGCAGCGGCTCGTTCAACGGCGCGCTCGTCTATGTCGTCGCGCATGCGCTCGTCGCGGTGATCTGTTACGTGTTCGTCGTCGGCGAGATCCGCCGCGTCGAGCTGGAATGA
- a CDS encoding LysR family transcriptional regulator: MNLNDLYLFVQAVEAGSMSAAARLLDLPKSTVSKRVAELERTLGARLVHRTSRSFRLTPVGADFFNHARAAVIEAESARDAVLRQAAEPRGIVRITSSVPVAQHFLAPCLPAFAAAHPQLQLQIHASDRQVDLAQEGFDIAVRSHFAPLPDSALVQRPLAVSPIILVASPDYLARCGEPAEPAGLAQHDGLYPNLQSAPWRIGRGVGSGDSVEIAPRPRLHADESTVLLQAAVAGLGVACLPDWIAGAALRTGALVRVLPAWHAGQVTTTLLMPHRRGQLPGVRAAVEFLVQHVAGVRAASNGDSKAESIKS; this comes from the coding sequence GTGAATCTGAACGATCTCTACCTCTTCGTACAGGCGGTCGAAGCCGGCAGCATGTCCGCGGCCGCCCGCCTGCTCGACCTGCCCAAATCGACGGTGAGCAAGCGCGTCGCCGAACTCGAGCGCACGCTCGGCGCGCGGCTCGTGCACCGCACGTCGCGCAGCTTTCGCCTGACGCCGGTCGGCGCCGACTTCTTCAACCACGCCCGCGCGGCGGTGATCGAGGCGGAGAGCGCGCGGGACGCGGTGCTGCGGCAGGCCGCCGAGCCGCGCGGGATCGTCCGCATCACGAGCTCGGTGCCCGTCGCGCAGCATTTCCTCGCGCCCTGCCTGCCGGCGTTCGCCGCCGCCCATCCGCAGCTGCAGCTCCAGATCCATGCGAGCGACCGTCAAGTGGATCTCGCGCAGGAAGGCTTCGACATCGCGGTACGCAGCCACTTCGCGCCGCTGCCCGACTCCGCGCTGGTGCAGCGCCCGCTCGCGGTTTCGCCGATCATCCTCGTCGCGTCGCCGGACTATCTCGCGCGATGCGGCGAACCGGCCGAGCCGGCCGGACTCGCGCAGCACGACGGCCTGTATCCGAACCTGCAATCCGCCCCGTGGCGCATCGGCCGCGGGGTCGGCAGCGGCGACAGCGTCGAGATTGCGCCGCGCCCCCGCCTGCACGCGGACGAATCAACGGTGCTGCTGCAGGCGGCCGTCGCCGGCCTCGGCGTCGCGTGCCTGCCGGACTGGATCGCCGGCGCCGCGCTGCGAACGGGCGCGCTCGTGCGCGTGCTGCCCGCGTGGCACGCCGGCCAGGTGACCACGACGCTGCTGATGCCGCACCGCCGCGGCCAACTGCCCGGCGTGCGCGCCGCGGTCGAGTTCCTCGTGCAGCACGTGGCCGGAGTGCGCGCCGCTTCGAACGGCGATTCAAAAGCTGAATCGATCAAGTCATGA
- a CDS encoding glutathione S-transferase family protein, protein MSPILFYGVPAGCSFGSIVALEWAGRPYRLSRITMPDLVTSDAFLKLNPVAETPAFITEAGNVLTESIAILGHIGAQALGTGLAFRQGTHDFDRLNRMLAYLNTTFFSAFGALWYVYEHAGEGAEKEALQAYGRNRVMRAHRQLEAMLGDGPWLLGRQRTLADAYFAGLARWADYHQVFDGAAFPRIAALRARLGDDPGVQFAHAIEDERPLPASTAFDGHVALDAALPLARLAPAWAPA, encoded by the coding sequence ATGTCTCCGATCCTTTTCTACGGTGTTCCCGCCGGCTGCTCGTTCGGCTCGATCGTCGCGCTCGAGTGGGCCGGCCGTCCCTACCGGCTCTCCCGCATCACGATGCCCGACCTCGTGACGAGCGACGCGTTCCTCAAGCTCAACCCGGTCGCCGAGACGCCGGCATTCATCACCGAGGCCGGCAACGTGCTGACCGAGAGCATCGCGATCCTAGGCCATATCGGCGCGCAGGCGCTTGGCACCGGTCTCGCGTTCCGGCAGGGCACGCATGATTTCGACCGGCTGAACCGGATGCTCGCGTACCTCAACACCACGTTCTTCAGCGCGTTCGGCGCGCTCTGGTACGTCTACGAGCACGCCGGCGAAGGCGCGGAAAAGGAGGCTCTGCAGGCGTACGGCCGCAACCGCGTGATGCGCGCGCACCGGCAGCTCGAAGCGATGCTCGGCGACGGTCCGTGGCTGCTCGGCCGGCAGCGCACGCTTGCCGACGCGTATTTCGCGGGCCTCGCCCGCTGGGCCGATTATCACCAGGTGTTCGACGGCGCCGCGTTCCCGCGCATCGCCGCGCTGCGCGCGCGGCTTGGCGACGACCCCGGCGTGCAGTTTGCCCACGCGATCGAGGACGAGCGCCCGCTGCCGGCTTCGACGGCGTTCGACGGGCACGTCGCGCTCGATGCCGCGCTTCCGCTCGCCCGGCTCGCGCCGGCGTGGGCGCCGGCCTGA
- a CDS encoding ABC transporter permease, translated as MAIPLAYIARNLWARRLTTVLTAGGMALVVFVFATVLMLDAGLTKTLVSTGEPDNVVVIRKGAETEVQSAIDHKQANVIEMHPSVALGPDGRPLTSKEAVVLISLVKAATGKPSNVVIRGVSPAGLGLRPRARLVAGRMFNAGSSEIVVGSAIAKGFSGTRIGDRLRFAQRDWTVVGHFDAGGSGFDSEIWGDVDQLMQSFRRTSYSSMIVRIAQADAFARFKADIDVDPRLADEAKREQAFYGDQSRALSTFINILGITLSSIFSIAAMIGAMITMYASVANRVAEIGTLRALGFKRANVLAAFLLEALLLGLVGGVAGLGCAALMQFASFSTTNFQTFSDLSFRFVLTPAIVVKTLLFSLAMGLVGGFLPAMRAARMNIVDALRAR; from the coding sequence ATGGCCATTCCGCTCGCCTACATCGCGCGCAACCTGTGGGCCCGCCGGCTGACCACCGTGCTCACCGCGGGCGGGATGGCGCTCGTCGTGTTCGTGTTCGCGACCGTGCTGATGCTCGACGCAGGCCTCACGAAGACGCTCGTGTCGACCGGCGAGCCCGACAACGTCGTGGTGATCCGCAAGGGCGCGGAAACCGAGGTGCAGAGCGCGATCGACCACAAGCAGGCCAACGTCATCGAGATGCATCCGTCGGTCGCGCTCGGCCCCGACGGCCGGCCGCTGACGTCGAAGGAGGCCGTAGTGCTCATCTCGCTCGTGAAGGCCGCGACCGGCAAGCCGTCGAACGTGGTGATCCGCGGCGTGTCGCCCGCGGGCCTCGGGCTGCGCCCCCGCGCGCGGCTGGTGGCCGGGCGCATGTTCAACGCGGGATCGTCCGAGATCGTCGTCGGCAGCGCGATCGCGAAGGGCTTCAGCGGCACGCGGATCGGCGACCGGCTGCGCTTCGCGCAGCGCGACTGGACCGTCGTCGGCCACTTCGACGCCGGCGGCAGCGGCTTCGATTCGGAGATCTGGGGCGACGTCGACCAGCTGATGCAGTCGTTCCGGCGCACCAGCTATTCGTCGATGATCGTGCGCATCGCGCAGGCCGACGCGTTCGCGCGCTTCAAGGCGGATATCGACGTCGATCCGCGGCTCGCCGACGAAGCGAAGCGCGAGCAGGCGTTCTACGGCGACCAGTCGCGGGCGCTGTCGACCTTCATCAACATCCTCGGCATCACGCTGTCGTCGATCTTCTCGATCGCGGCGATGATCGGCGCGATGATCACGATGTATGCGTCGGTGGCCAACCGGGTCGCGGAAATCGGCACGCTGCGCGCGCTCGGCTTCAAGCGCGCGAACGTGCTCGCCGCGTTCCTGCTCGAGGCGCTGCTGCTCGGCCTCGTCGGCGGCGTCGCCGGGCTGGGCTGCGCGGCGCTGATGCAGTTCGCGTCGTTCTCGACCACGAATTTCCAGACCTTCTCGGACCTGTCGTTCCGCTTCGTGCTCACCCCGGCCATCGTCGTGAAGACGCTGCTGTTCTCGCTCGCGATGGGGCTGGTCGGCGGCTTCCTGCCGGCGATGCGCGCCGCACGAATGAACATCGTCGACGCGCTGCGGGCGCGGTGA
- a CDS encoding ABC transporter permease, with product MYVLKLIVRNALRHKLRTLLTVLGLTIAVLAYGLLHTVVDAWYAGAAAASNARLVTRNAISLVFPLPVSYENRIRGVDGVTIVARSNWFGGIYREPKNFFAQFAVSDNYLDLYPEFILSAQQRADYQRDRKGCLIGRQLANQFGFKVGDVIPIKGTIHPGTWEFVVRGILDGRDETTITRQLIFHWDYLNERVRKTSPRQADQVGVYVFGIANPDDAAAISRNVDAVFKNSLAETLTETEQAFQLGFVAMSNQIIAAIRVVSYVVIVIIMAVMANAMAMSARERTTEYATLKALGFGPGFLALLVFGESLVIAAIGGSLGMLAMPPAANLFKQATGGVFPVFNVSAQTIALQAACSLAVGVAAALVPAWHAARVRVVEGLRAIG from the coding sequence ATGTACGTGCTGAAGCTGATCGTGCGCAACGCGCTGCGGCACAAGCTGCGCACGCTGCTGACCGTGCTCGGCCTGACCATCGCGGTGCTGGCGTACGGCTTGCTGCACACGGTCGTGGACGCGTGGTACGCGGGCGCCGCCGCGGCGTCCAACGCGCGGCTCGTCACGCGCAACGCGATCTCGCTCGTGTTTCCGCTGCCGGTGAGCTACGAGAACCGGATTCGCGGCGTCGACGGCGTGACGATCGTCGCCCGCTCCAACTGGTTCGGCGGCATCTACCGGGAGCCGAAGAACTTCTTCGCGCAGTTCGCCGTGTCGGACAACTATCTCGACCTGTATCCCGAATTCATCCTGAGCGCGCAGCAGCGCGCCGACTACCAGCGCGACCGCAAGGGCTGCCTGATCGGGCGGCAGCTCGCGAACCAGTTCGGCTTCAAGGTCGGCGACGTGATCCCGATCAAGGGCACGATCCACCCCGGCACCTGGGAATTCGTCGTGCGCGGCATCCTGGACGGACGCGACGAAACGACGATCACGCGGCAGCTGATCTTCCACTGGGACTATCTGAACGAGCGGGTGCGCAAGACCTCGCCGCGACAGGCCGACCAGGTCGGCGTCTACGTGTTCGGGATCGCGAACCCGGACGACGCCGCCGCGATCTCCCGCAACGTCGACGCCGTGTTCAAGAATTCGCTCGCCGAGACCCTCACCGAAACCGAGCAGGCGTTCCAGCTCGGCTTCGTTGCAATGTCGAACCAGATCATCGCGGCGATCCGCGTGGTGTCCTACGTGGTGATCGTGATCATCATGGCCGTGATGGCCAATGCGATGGCGATGAGCGCGCGCGAGCGCACGACCGAATACGCGACGCTCAAGGCGCTCGGCTTCGGCCCCGGGTTCCTCGCGCTGCTCGTGTTCGGCGAATCGCTCGTGATCGCCGCGATCGGCGGCAGCCTCGGCATGCTCGCGATGCCGCCGGCGGCGAACCTGTTCAAGCAGGCGACAGGCGGCGTGTTCCCCGTCTTCAACGTGTCCGCGCAGACGATCGCGCTGCAGGCCGCCTGCTCGCTCGCGGTCGGCGTCGCGGCCGCGCTCGTGCCGGCGTGGCACGCGGCGCGGGTGCGCGTCGTCGAAGGCCTGCGGGCGATCGGCTAG
- a CDS encoding ABC transporter ATP-binding protein: MNASLPAPLVEISHVAKSYRRGVQTVPVLTDITLDIGEGDFVALMGPSGSGKSTLLNLVAGIDRPDSGELRVGGLDITRLAEAALADWRAANVGFIFQFYNLMPVLTAFENVELPLMLTRLPRRERRERVELVLDMVSLANRMDHYPSELSGGQQQRVAIARALITDPALIVADEPTGDLDRASASEVLALMQRLNAELGKTIIMVTHDAHAAGAAKALVHLEKGELINGQGR, from the coding sequence GTGAACGCGTCACTGCCCGCCCCGCTCGTCGAGATCAGCCACGTCGCGAAGTCGTACCGGCGCGGCGTGCAGACCGTGCCGGTTTTGACCGACATCACGCTCGACATCGGCGAAGGCGATTTCGTCGCGCTGATGGGGCCGTCGGGCTCCGGCAAGAGCACGCTGCTCAACCTGGTCGCCGGCATCGACCGGCCCGACAGCGGCGAGCTGCGCGTCGGCGGCCTCGACATCACGCGGCTGGCGGAAGCGGCGCTGGCCGACTGGCGCGCCGCCAACGTCGGCTTCATCTTCCAGTTCTACAACCTGATGCCGGTGCTCACCGCGTTCGAGAACGTCGAGCTGCCGCTGATGCTCACGCGCCTGCCGCGCCGGGAGCGGCGCGAGCGCGTCGAGCTGGTGCTGGACATGGTGAGCCTCGCGAACCGGATGGACCATTACCCGTCGGAGCTATCCGGCGGCCAGCAGCAGCGCGTCGCGATCGCGCGCGCGCTGATCACCGATCCCGCGCTGATCGTCGCCGACGAGCCGACCGGCGACCTCGACCGCGCGTCCGCCTCCGAGGTGCTGGCGCTGATGCAGCGGCTGAACGCCGAGCTCGGCAAGACCATCATCATGGTGACCCACGACGCGCATGCGGCCGGCGCGGCGAAGGCGCTCGTGCATCTGGAAAAAGGAGAGCTGATCAATGGCCAGGGGCGCTGA
- a CDS encoding efflux RND transporter periplasmic adaptor subunit, with protein MPDHNLDRLKIDRPPITAAAQQRHPWRRYAAIALVVAAAIGAGFALTGRQTVETTTVTSAYPFQNDTLLNATGYVVPQRKAAVASKAQGRVEWLGVLEGTRVKQGEVIARLESRDVAAALGQALAQVKVAQANLALQQAELKDAEIAFHRTEILAPKGAVPAAQYDTDLARVNKARASVNSSQAAIASAEANAQAAQVAVDQTAIRAPFDGVVLEKHANVGDNITPFSSASDSKGAVVTIADMDTLEVEADVAESNIARIRVDQPCEILLDALPDQRFAGRVSRIVPTVDRSKATVLVKVRFVDRDERVLPDMSAKIAFLSKPVSAQDKQPVTAVQAGAVVERDGRKVVFVVKDDAVRETAVTPGVRIGELVAIRGVRPGDTLVLAPGAKLKDGAKVTVAKK; from the coding sequence TTGCCCGATCACAATCTGGACAGGTTGAAAATCGACCGGCCGCCGATCACCGCGGCTGCCCAGCAACGGCACCCCTGGCGCCGCTATGCGGCCATCGCGCTCGTCGTCGCAGCAGCCATCGGCGCGGGCTTCGCGCTGACCGGCCGGCAGACGGTCGAAACGACGACCGTGACCTCCGCCTATCCGTTCCAGAACGACACGCTGCTCAACGCGACCGGCTACGTCGTGCCGCAGCGCAAGGCCGCGGTCGCGTCGAAGGCCCAGGGCCGCGTCGAATGGCTCGGCGTGCTCGAAGGCACGCGCGTGAAGCAGGGCGAGGTGATCGCGCGCCTCGAGAGCCGCGACGTCGCGGCTGCGCTCGGGCAGGCGCTGGCGCAGGTCAAGGTCGCGCAAGCCAACCTGGCGCTGCAGCAGGCCGAACTGAAGGACGCCGAAATTGCGTTCCATCGCACCGAAATCCTCGCGCCGAAGGGCGCGGTGCCGGCGGCGCAGTACGACACCGATCTCGCGCGCGTCAACAAGGCGCGGGCGTCCGTCAACAGCAGCCAGGCCGCGATCGCGTCGGCCGAGGCCAATGCACAGGCCGCGCAGGTCGCGGTCGACCAGACCGCGATCCGCGCGCCGTTCGACGGCGTCGTGCTCGAAAAGCACGCGAACGTCGGCGACAACATCACGCCGTTCTCGTCCGCGTCGGACAGCAAGGGTGCGGTCGTGACGATCGCCGACATGGACACGCTCGAGGTCGAGGCGGACGTCGCGGAATCGAACATCGCGCGGATTCGCGTCGACCAGCCGTGCGAGATCCTGCTCGATGCGCTGCCGGACCAGCGCTTCGCCGGCCGAGTGTCGCGCATCGTGCCGACGGTGGACCGCTCGAAGGCGACCGTGCTGGTCAAGGTGCGCTTCGTCGACCGCGACGAGCGCGTGCTGCCGGACATGAGCGCGAAGATCGCGTTCCTGTCGAAGCCCGTGTCGGCGCAGGACAAGCAGCCCGTGACGGCGGTGCAGGCCGGCGCGGTCGTCGAGCGCGACGGCCGCAAGGTGGTATTCGTCGTGAAGGACGACGCCGTGCGCGAGACGGCCGTGACGCCCGGCGTGCGGATCGGCGAACTCGTCGCGATCCGCGGCGTGCGCCCGGGCGACACGCTCGTGCTGGCGCCGGGCGCGAAGCTCAAGGACGGCGCGAAGGTGACCGTCGCGAAGAAATAG
- a CDS encoding Mut7-C RNAse domain-containing protein produces MATATFRFHGELNAFLARTLRDRAFARACGSAASVKHMVEALGVPHTEVGRLCVNGSPVPFDQRLADGDRVDVYPERAPQQADGARVPAPPDWRFVADAHLGGLAQLLRLAGFDTCYDNHFSDDEIAVLAAQDGRIVLTRDRELLKRRAVARGCYLHALQPAAQLRELFARLDLAPHMRPFRLCLRCNAPLHPLSAEDAALRVPDGVRQRHRRFAACDVCQRVFWEGSHWRRMRTVVDAMRAVAPGA; encoded by the coding sequence ATGGCGACCGCGACCTTCCGTTTCCACGGCGAACTGAACGCGTTCCTTGCGCGAACGCTGCGCGACCGCGCGTTCGCCCGCGCGTGCGGCAGCGCGGCGAGCGTCAAGCACATGGTCGAGGCGCTCGGCGTGCCGCATACGGAAGTCGGGCGGCTGTGCGTGAACGGCTCACCTGTGCCGTTCGACCAGCGGCTCGCGGACGGCGACCGTGTCGACGTCTACCCGGAACGCGCGCCGCAACAGGCGGACGGCGCCCGCGTGCCGGCGCCGCCGGACTGGCGCTTCGTCGCCGACGCGCACCTCGGCGGCCTCGCGCAGCTGCTTCGCCTCGCCGGCTTCGATACCTGCTACGACAATCATTTCAGCGACGACGAGATCGCCGTGCTCGCCGCGCAGGACGGCCGTATCGTCCTCACCCGCGATCGCGAGCTGCTCAAGCGGCGCGCGGTCGCGCGCGGCTGCTACCTGCATGCGCTGCAGCCGGCCGCGCAACTGCGCGAGCTGTTCGCGCGGCTCGATCTGGCGCCGCACATGCGGCCGTTCCGCCTGTGCCTGCGCTGCAACGCGCCGCTGCATCCGCTGAGCGCCGAAGACGCGGCCCTGCGCGTGCCGGACGGCGTGCGGCAGCGCCACCGGCGCTTTGCCGCCTGCGACGTGTGCCAGCGCGTGTTCTGGGAGGGCTCGCACTGGCGGCGCATGCGCACGGTCGTCGACGCGATGCGCGCGGTCGCACCCGGAGCCTGA
- a CDS encoding NAD(P)-dependent oxidoreductase translates to MDLGFIGLGEMGQAIATNLLKAGHQVRVWNRSRERTEPLVALGAQAVDTPADAFRGDAVFSMLADDAAARGIFDDALLAQAPRGLIHVNMATLSVALAESLAHAHASRGIDYVAAPVMGRPDVAAAARLTIMAAGPAEAIDRMQPLFDAIGQKTWRLGSLPQHANVAKLAANFTLASAIETLGEASALLAGHGVAMRDFLDVITHSVFPGPVYEGYGAMIAERRYEPARFKARLGLKDVRLALEAGDAVSVPLPLASLVRDNLLDALAHGGGELDFAVLGEVASRRAGR, encoded by the coding sequence ATGGATCTCGGATTTATCGGGCTGGGCGAAATGGGGCAGGCGATCGCGACGAACCTGCTGAAGGCGGGGCACCAGGTGCGGGTCTGGAACCGTTCGCGCGAGCGGACCGAGCCGCTCGTCGCGCTCGGCGCGCAGGCGGTCGACACGCCGGCCGACGCGTTCCGCGGCGACGCCGTGTTCTCGATGCTCGCCGACGATGCCGCCGCGCGCGGGATCTTCGACGATGCGCTGCTCGCGCAGGCGCCGCGCGGCCTGATCCACGTCAACATGGCGACGCTTTCCGTCGCGCTCGCCGAGTCGCTCGCGCACGCGCATGCGTCGCGCGGCATCGACTACGTCGCCGCGCCCGTGATGGGGCGGCCGGACGTCGCGGCGGCGGCGCGCCTGACGATCATGGCGGCCGGCCCGGCGGAAGCGATCGACCGGATGCAGCCGCTGTTCGACGCGATCGGCCAGAAGACCTGGCGGCTCGGCTCGCTGCCGCAGCACGCGAACGTCGCGAAGCTCGCCGCGAATTTCACGCTGGCGTCGGCGATCGAGACGCTCGGCGAGGCGTCCGCGCTGCTCGCCGGGCACGGCGTCGCGATGCGCGATTTCCTCGACGTGATCACCCACAGCGTGTTCCCGGGGCCCGTGTACGAAGGCTACGGCGCGATGATCGCCGAGCGGCGCTACGAGCCGGCGCGCTTCAAGGCGCGCCTCGGGCTGAAGGATGTCCGGCTGGCGCTCGAGGCGGGCGACGCGGTGTCGGTGCCGCTGCCGCTTGCGAGCCTCGTGCGCGACAACCTGCTCGATGCGCTCGCGCACGGCGGCGGCGAGCTGGACTTCGCGGTGCTCGGCGAGGTCGCGTCGCGCCGCGCGGGCCGCTGA